A single window of Anomaloglossus baeobatrachus isolate aAnoBae1 chromosome 5, aAnoBae1.hap1, whole genome shotgun sequence DNA harbors:
- the LOC142312929 gene encoding uncharacterized protein LOC142312929, producing the protein MDNDKVKMAERILHFTLEILFQLTGEDYRVVKKTSSERCQDYMTEGRGRPLSPIMGPSPHPLKHEDINYQKILELTYKMIELLTGEVPIRCQDITVYFSMEEWEYLEEHKDLYKDVMMEVPQSLTSPVLSSKRTTPERCPRPLLPQDCKQENCSVPQDHQAEDLTLINTTETYVRGDEWCKEEIPTYDYADDCTRGSKGLLTSLMFKSDDIDNSTDRNEWHATIRDISPFLQRKDPLSDSFKPVQPSDLSQTVMKNKNYTMDIKYQSTLTGNKPFSCSECGKCFSLKTSFVIHQQIHTLEKKKSSSDYGKYFNQEYDFIKHQRSHTGEKTFLCSECGKYFTSKSNLVIHKRIHTGVKPFSCPECGKCFTQIPHLLQHHKIHTGEKPFSCLECGKCFTKKSNVVKHQRIHTGEKPFSCLECGRRFSDKSNLLTHKRSHTGEKPYACSECRKCFTEKANLVTHQRSHTGEKPYVCPECGKSFTHKSHLLRHLRIHTGVKPYSCSECGKSFTHKSHLVRHQRTHTRKKLISYLEGEKSFRTDKDFLDQLVTNNETWISLYDPENKDQSKEWRNCGSPSPKTFRVQKSATKSVVRFITVSLHNQDYTVVKKTSSERCQAPVSEGWGRPLSRITGHPPHPPIHEDINGQKILELTYKMIELLTGEVPIRCQDVTVYFSMEEWEYLEGHKDLYKDVMMEDPQPLTSPVLSSKRTTPERCPRPLFPQDCKQEDLDVPQDHQGEDLTHINTAGTYVRGDEWCKEEIPTYGYPDGDRRSQGPLISRSLDLKIEDITQDTIEVYSIIPDISSSFHSKDLSSDPVKQVQSSYSSQTSTKMKHHKRSVQNQNDLAENKPLSCSEYGKSFSLKYEKIDTKEKRYLCSKCGKKFSQKSKLVEHERLHTREKPYSCPECGKHFKHSSVYCVHKRIHTEEKPYSCSECGKCFKHRSVCFIHKRIHTGEKPYSCSECGKCFRIKAHLDRHHKSHTGEKLYSCSECGKCFPLKETLVNHQRTHTGEEPYLCSECGKSFKQKSNLVLHMKIHTGEKPHACSECGKCFTRKSSLVVHKRTHTSEKPHACSECGKCFTRKSGLVKHQQTHKGMKLYSCLECGNCFTNIPNLVRHKITHTTLPPGSAVGPGQRSDVTTLSSRTSNACIVVTHRVGR; encoded by the exons ATGGATAATGACAAGGTCAAGATGGCAGAGAGGATATTACatttcaccctagagatcctcttccagcttactggagag GATTAcagagtagtgaagaagacctctagtgagcgctgtcaggactatATGACTGAGGGACGGGGAAGACCCCTAAGCCCAATCATGGGGCCTTCACCACACCCCCTGAAACATGAGGACATCAattaccagaagatcctagaactcacctacaagatgattgagctgctgactggagag gttcctataaggtgtcaggacatcACCGTCTATttttccatggaggagtgggagtatttagaagaacacaaagatctgtacaaggacgtcatgatggaggttccccagtccctcacatcaccag ttctatccagtaagaggacaacaccagagagatgtccccgtcctcttctcccacaggactgtaaacaagaaaattgcagtgttcctcaggatcatcag gctgaagatctgacccttATTAATaccacagagacatatgtgaggggtgatgagtggtgtaaagaggagattcctacatatgactatgcag atgactgtaccaggggATCAAAGGGACTTCTGACATCTTTAATGTTTAAATCAGATGACATTGATAATTCAACGGATAGAAATGAATGGCATGCCACTATCAGAGATATTTCACCGTTTCTTCAAAGGAAAGATCCGTTATCTGATTCATTTAAACCGGTCCAACCTTCTGATTTATCACAGACTGTTATGAAAAACAAAAATTATACAATGGATATTAAATATCAAAGTACTCTAACGGGAAATaagccattttcgtgttcagaatgtggcaaatgtttctCTCTTAAAACTTCTTTTGTTATACATCAACAAATTCACacactggagaaaaaaaaatcatcttcaGACTATGGGAAATACTTTAATCAAGAATATGATTTTATTaagcatcagagaagtcacacaggggagaaaacaTTTTTATGTtcggaatgtgggaaatattttacaagtaaatcaaatcttgttattcataagagaattcacacgggggtgaagcctttttcatgcccagaatgtggtaaatgttttactcagaTACCACATCTTCTTCAACATCACAAAATtcatacaggggaaaagccattttcctgtttagaatgtgggaaatgctttacaaAAAAATCAAATGTTGTTAAACACCAGCGAattcacacaggcgagaagcctttttcatgtctaGAATGTGGGAGAAGGTTTTCAGATAAATCAAATCTTCTTACGCataagagaagtcacacaggggagaagccatatgcatgttcagaatgtaggaaatgttttacagaAAAGGCAAATCTTGTTactcatcagagaagtcacacaggggagaagccatatgtatgtccagaatgtgggaaatcttttacacaCAAATCACATCTTCTTAGACAtctaagaattcacacaggggtgaagccatattcatgttcagaatgtgggaagtctTTTACCCACAAAtcccatcttgttagacatcaaagaactcacacaagaAAGAAGCTAATATCATACCTAGAAGGTGAGAAAT CATTCCGGACTGATAAGGACTTCCTGGATCAACTAGTCACTAATAATGAGACCTGGATttctttgtatgaccctgaaaacaaggatcagtcaaaagagtggaggaacTGTGGTTCTCCTAGTCCAAAGACGTTCCGGGTGcagaaatcagccactaag tctgtagtgagatttattactgtgtctctccataaccaggattacacagtagtgaagaagacctctagtgagcgctgtcaggcccctgtgtctgagggatggggaagacccctgagccgaaTCACGGGgcatccacctcaccccccgatacatgaggacatcaatggccagaagatcctagaactcacctacaagatgattgagctgctgactggagag gttcctataaggtgtcaggacgtcaccgtctatttctccatggaagagtgggagtatttagaaggacacaaagatctgtacaaggacgtcatgatggaggatccccagcccctcacatcaccag ttttatccagtaagaggacaacaccagagagatgtccccgtcctctttttccacaggactgtaaacaagaagatctcgatgttcctcaggatcatcag ggtgaagatctgacccatattaatactgcagggacatatgtgaggggtgatgagtggtgtaaagaggagattcctacatatggctacccag ATGGTGACAGGAGATCACAGGGACCTCTGATATCAAGGTCATTGGATTTAAAAATTGAAGATATCACGCAAGATACAATAGAAGTCTATTCCATTATTCCAGATATATCATCATcctttcacagcaaagatctatcatctgatcctgtTAAACAGGTCCAATCGTCTTATTCATCGCAGACTAGTACGAAAATGAAGCATCACAAAAGAAGTGTTCAAAACCAAAATGATCTCGCAGAAAATAAGCCACTTTCATGTTCAGAATATGGAAAAAGCTTTTCTTTAAAGTATGAAAAAATTGACACAAAGGAAAAAAGATATTTATGTTCAAAGTGTGGGAAAAAGTTTAGTCAGAAATCAAAGCTTGTAGAACATGAGAGACTGCATACAAGGGAAAAGCCATATtcgtgtccagaatgtgggaaacattttaaacACAGTTCAGTTTATTGTGTccataagagaattcacacagaggagaagccatattcatgttctgaatgtggaaaatgttttaaacaCAGATCAGTTTGTTTTatccataaaagaattcacacaggggagaagccatattcatgttctgaatgtggaaaatgttttagaatTAAAGCACATCTTGATAGACATCacaaaagtcacacaggggagaagctgtattcatgttcagaatgtgggaaatgttttccctTAAAAGAAACTCTTGTGAATCATCAAAGAACACACACAGGGGAAGAGCCATATTTATGTTCCGAATGCGGGAAAAGTTTTaaacagaaatcaaatcttgttttgcatatgaaaattcacacaggggagaagccacatgcatgttcagaatgtggaaaatgttttacaaggaaatcaagtcttgttgtgCATAAGAGAACTCACACAAGTGAGAAGCCacatgcatgttcagaatgtgggaaatgttttacaaggaaatcaggtcttgttaaacatCAACAAACTCACAAAGGGATGAAActatattcatgtttagaatgtggaaattGTTTTACAAATATACCAAATCTTGTTAGACATAAAATTACTCACACAACTCTTCCACCTGGTTCAGCAGTGGGCCCTGGACAGCGCTCTGATGTCACTACATTGAGCTCTCGGACGTCCAATGCATGCATCGTAGTTACCCATAGAGTAGGGAGATGA